A region of Vigna radiata var. radiata cultivar VC1973A chromosome 10, Vradiata_ver6, whole genome shotgun sequence DNA encodes the following proteins:
- the LOC106774622 gene encoding hsp70 nucleotide exchange factor FES1, producing the protein MERTFRLSLLLLFTAALAAANGGAEHNLTSGGLLWSPATEESDLPPVTDDSDSDGGFSSLDGMLQWAISHSDPEKLKDSAEAQQRLSPRELEKRSLEIKEIMEKIKMPSDAELMKIAIRDLNNVSTSLEDRRRALQELLELVESLDNANDLDKLGGLVAVSKELNHSDPGIRTIAAWVLGKASQNNPIVQQQIMELRVLSRLVKMVNSNSLEEANKALYAVSALIRNNLASQELFYAEAGGWMLQDILNNTSVDIKLRRKAVLLLADLAGFQLENADQDELPFFNDMNLLKSVVDLTASTDLDIQEKALVAIKSLLQLRTTDARVFKDFCALGDALNKMRKLLHDLMEDEYKRDYAIDVESLRVEVENIFERKLVKQ; encoded by the exons ATGGAACGAACATTCCGCCTCTCTCTTCTCCTCCTCTTCACGGCGGCGCTAGCGGCAGCGAATGGCGGCGCTGAACACAACCTCACTTCAGGCGGGCTGTTATGGTCCCCTGCCACGGAAGAGTCCGATCTTCCCCCGGTGACTGATGACTCCGATTCCGACGGCGGGTTTTCCTCACTCGACGGCATGTTGCAGTGGGCTATAA GTCATTCTGATCCGGAAAAGCTAAAGGACTCAGCAGAAGCTCAGCAACGACTTTCACCAAGGGAGCTAGAGAAACGTTCATTGGAAATAAAG GAAATAATGGAGAAAATAAAGATGCCTTCTGATGCTGAATTGATGAAGATCGCTATAAGGGACTTGAATAATGTTTCTACATCCCTGGAAGATAGGCGCCGTGCTTTACAGGAGCTTCTTGAGCTTGTCGAGTCGTTAGATAATGCAAACG ATTTAGACAAACTTGGGGGACTTGTTGCAGTTTCAAAAGAACTTAATCACTCTGATCCAGGTATAAGGACAATTGCTGCATGGGTTCTTGGGAAAGCTAGTCAAAATAATCCAATTGTTCAGCAGCAG ATCATGGAACTTAGAGTCCTCTCAAGACTGGTGAAAATGGTAAACTCTAATTCCCTAGAAGAAGCCAATAAAGCATTATATGCTGTTTCAGCTTTGATTAGGAATAACTTGGCTAGTCAGGAGTTGTTCTATGCTGAAGCTGGAGGATGGATGCTTCAG GATATTCTGAACAATACTAGTGTCGATATCAAACTAAGGAGGAAAGCTGTACTTTTATTGGCTGATCTAGCAGGGTTTCAGTTAGAAAATGCAGATCAGGATGAACTACCATTTTTCAATGACATGAATCTGTTGAAATCCGTGGTTGATTTAACTGCATCAACCGACCTTGATATCCAGGAAAAG GCCCTTGTTGCGATCAAGAGTCTCTTGCAACTAAGAACCACTGATGCTCGGGTTTTTAAGGACTTTTGTGCTTTAGGTGATGCACTGAACAAAATGAGGAAGTTGTTGCATGATTTGATGGAGGATGAGTATAAGAGAGACTATGCAATAGATGTTGAGAGTCTTCGTGTTGAAGTGGAAAACATTTTCGAGAGAAAGCTGGTAAAGCAATGA